In Bradyrhizobium sp. 170, the DNA window CTTCTGCGGGCTGACGCGCAGCATCCGGGCAACTGCCTTGGCCTCGTTGTCCGCGAGGACACGTTCGCGCTTTGGTTTGCTCATCGTCTATTCCTCAAGCCTTCTTGGCTTTCTTGTCGCCAGAATGGCCATGGAAGGTACGGGTCGGCGAGAACTCGCCGAACTTGTGACCCACCATTTCCTCGTTGATCGATACCGGCACATGCTTCTGGCCGTTGTAGACGCCGAAAACCAGGCCGACGAACTGCGGCAGGATGGTCGAGCGGCGGCTCCAGATCTTGATGACGTCGTGACGGCCGGACGCGCGCGCAGCATCTGCCTTCTTGAGCAGAGAGGCTTCGACGAACGGGCCTTTCCAGACTGAACGTACCATGTCCGGCGTTCCTTACTTCTTCCGCTTGTGGCGGCTTAGGAGGATGAATCGATTGGTCGACTTGTTCGAACGGGTCTTCTTGCCCTTGGTCGGCTTGCCCCACGGCGTGACCGGGTGGCGGCCGCCCGAGGTGCGGCCTTCGCCGCCGCCGTGCGGATGGTCGATCGGGTTCATGACGACGCCGCGGTTATGCGGACGCCAGCCCAGCCAGCGGGTACGGCCGGCCTTGCCGATCGAGATATTCATGTGATCGGGGTTCGACACCGCACCGATGGTGCCGCGGCAACGGCCGTGCACCAGGCGCTGCTCGCCCGAGTTGAGGCGCAGAATGACGTAGTCCTGGTCGCGGCCGACGATCTGGGCGTAGGTGCCGGCCGAACGCGCGATCTGGCCGCCCTTCCCGATCTTCATCTCGATATTGTGGATGATGGTGCCGACCGGCATGTTGCCGAGCGGCATGACATTGCCGGGCTTGACGTCGACATAGTTGCCCGCAACCACGCTGTCGCCAACAGCCAGGCGCTGCGGCGCCAGGATGTAGGCCTGCTCGCCGTCCTGATACTTGATCAGCGCGATGAACGCGGTGCGGTTCGGATCGTATTCCAGCCGCTCGACGACCGCGGGAACATCGACCTTGTTCCGCTTGAAGTCCACCATGCGGTAGGCCTTCTTGTGGCCACCGCCGCGGAAACGCACCGTGATACGGCCGGTGTTGTTGCGGCCGCCATTGCTGATCTTGCCCTCGGTCAACGCCTTGACGGGCTTGCCCTTATAGAGGGCCGAACGGTCGACCATCACCAGCTGGCGCTGGCCCGGCGTCGTCGGATTGTATGTTTTCAATGCCATCGCTGTATCGCCTTATAGTCCGGTAGTGACGTCGATGCGGTGGCCCTCTTCGAGGGTCACGACCGCCCGCTTCACGTCCGACTGCGAACCGAAATTGCCGCGGAACACCTTGGTCTTGCCCTTGCGGACCAGCGTGTTCACGCGCTTCACCTTGACGTCGAACAGCTTTTCGACGGCTTCCTTGATTTGCGGCTTGGTCGCCTTGCTGGCGACCCTGAACACGACCTTGTTGTGCTCGGACGCTACCGTCGCCTTTTCGGTGACGACAGGAGCTACGATCACGTCGTAATGGCGCGGATCGATGTTCTTCATTTGAAGCGCGCCTCCAGCGCATCGACTGCCGCCTTCGTCAGCACCAGCTTCTGACGACGCAGAATGTCGTAGACGTTGATGCCCTGGATCGGCAGCACGTCGATATTCGGAATGTTGCGCGCAGCGGTCGCGAAACCGGCATGCACCTCGGCGCCGTCGATGATCAGCGCATTGGTCAGGCCCAACCCTGAGAAATGACCGACCAGCGCCTTGGTCTTGGCGTCCTTGATCTGCGCATTGTCGATCACGATCAGGCCGCCGTCCTTGGCCTTCGCCGACAGGGCATGCTTGAGCGCCAGCGCGCGCACCTTCTTCGGCAGGTCGGTCGCGTGCGAGCGAACCACCGGACCGAACGCACGGCCACCGCCGCGGAACTGCGGCACGCGGGCCGAGCCGTGACGGGCGCCGCCGGTGCCCTTCTGCTTGTACATCTTCTTGCCGGTGCGCCAGACGTCGGCGCGGCCCTGCGTCTTGTGCGTTCCGGCCTGGCGCTTGTTGAGCTGCCATTGCACGCAACGCTGGATGATGTCGGCGCGCGGCTCGAGACCGAAGATCGCGTCCGAGAGCTGGACCGAACCGGCTTCCTTGCCTTCAAGGGTCGTGACTTTCAGTTCCATCTCACGCGCCCTCCTGCTCGGCCGGAGCCTGAGCCTGCTCACCGCCGGCGACCTTGAACTTGCCGGGCTTCGGAGCATCCTTCGGCAGCGGCTTCTTGACAGCGTCGCGTACCGAGATCCAGCCGCCCTTGGAGCCGGGAACGGCGCCTTCGACGAGGATCAGGCCGCGCTCGACGTCGGTCTGCACCACACGCAGATTGAGCGTGGTGATGCGATCGACACCCATGTGACCGGGCATCTTCTTGTTCTTGAAGGTCTTGCCGGGATCCTGACGTCCGCCGGTCGAACCGATCGAACGATGCGAAACCGACACACCGTGGGTGGCGCGCAGACCGCCGAAATTCCAGCGCTTCATGCCGCCGGCAAAACCCTTACCGACCGAGGTGCCGGTGACGTCGACGAACTGGCCGACCACGAAATGGTCCGCCTGAATCTCGGCGCCAACCGGGATCAGCGCGTCTTCCGACACGCGGAACTCGGTGACCTTCCGCTTGGGCTCGACCTTGGACACCGCAAACTGGCCGCGCTCTGCCTTCGGCAGATAGACGGTCTTGCGGGTACCCGAACCGAGCTGCAGCGCGACATAACCGTTCTTCTCGGTCGTGCGGTGGCCCAGCACCTGGCAATTGCCCAGCTTCAGCACGGTCACAGGGATATGTTCGCCGGTCTCCGTAAAGACCCGCGTCATCCCGACCTTTTGTGCGATCACTCCGGAGCGCATCGGCGTGCTTCCTGTTCTTTCTGTCCGCTAACTTCGGACGATCCTGAAAATCTTAGAGCTTGATCTCGACGTCGACACCGGCGGCCAGATCGAGCTTCATGAGGGCATCGACGGTCTGCGGGGTCGGATCGACGATGTCGAGAAGGCGCTTGTGGGTGCGCATCTCGAATTGCTCGCGGCTCTTCTTGTCGACGTGCGGTGAACGGTTGACGGTGAACTTCTCGATGCGGGTGGGCAGCGGGATAGGTCCGCGAACCTGGGCACCGGTACGTTTCGCCGTGTTCACGATCTCGCGGGTCGACGTATCGAGGATACGATGGTCGAACGCCTTGAGACGGATGCGAATATTTTGGCCGTTCATTGCCGTTGTCTCTTTCTTCGTCGCTTGATGCGAGTAGTGAGCGGCGAATAGCGAATGAAACCATTCGCTATTCGCTTTTCGTTTTCTCTTTACTCGATGATGGAGGCGACGACGCCGGCGCCGACGGTGCGGCCGCCTTCACGGATCGCGAAGCGCAGCTTTTCTTCCATCGCGATCGGCACGATCAGGTGCACTTCCATCGCGATGTTGTCGCCCGGCATCACCATTTCGGTGCCTTCGGGCAGATGCACGACGCCGGTCACGTCGGTGGTGCGGAAGTAGAACTGGGGCCGGTAGTTGGTGAAGAACGGGGTGTGACGACCGCCCTCTTCCTTGGTCAGGATGTAGGCCTCAGCCTTGAACTTGGTGTGCGGCTTGACCGAACCCGGCTTGCACAGCACCTGGCCGCGCTCGACTTCCTCGCGCTTGGTGCCGCGGAGCAGCGCACCGATGTTGTCGCCGGCCTGGCCCTGATCGAGCAGCTTGCGGAACATTTCGACGCCGGTGACGATGGTCTTCTGGGTATCGCGCAGACCGACGATTTCGATTTCCTCGCCGACCTTGACGATGCCGCGCTCGACACGACCGGTCACAACGGTGCCGCGGCCCGAGATCGAGAACACGTCTTCCACCGGCATCAGGAACGGCTGGTCGATCGGACGCTCCGGCTGCGGAATGTACGCGTCGACCTGCTTCATCAGCTCGAGGATGGCGTCGTGACCAAGCGCCTTGTCCTTGTCTTCAAGGGCGGCGAGCGCCGAACCCTTGACGATCGGGATGGTGTCGCCCGGGAATTCGTACTTCGACAGCAGTTCGCGAACTTCGAGCTCGACGAGTTCGAGCAGTTCCGGATCGTCGACCATGTCGCACTTGTTCAGGAACACGACGAGCGCGGGAACGCCGACCTGACGGGCGAGCAGGATGTGTTCGCGGGTCTGCGGCATCGGGCCGTCGGCGGCCGACACGACCAGGATCGCGCCATCCATCTGGGCTGCGCCGGTGATCATGTTCTTCACGTAGTCGGCGTGGCCCGGACAGTCGACGTGGGCGTAGTGCCGGTTGGTGGTTTCGTATTCGACGTGGGCGGTCGAGATCGTGATGCCGCGCGCCTTCTCTTCCGGCGCCTTGTCGATCTGGTCGTACGCCGTGAACGTCGCACCGCCGGTTTCAGCCAGCACCTTGGTGATCGCTGCGGTCAGCGAGGTCTTGCCATGGTCGACGTGACCGATGGTTCCGATGTTGCAGTGCGGTTTATTACGTTCAAACTTTGCTTTGGCCATTTGACTCTCCGTTCAGTCGTTAGCTTTGAACCAACGACAATCAGGCAAACTTCTTCTGGACTTCTGCCGACACGTTCGCCGGCGCTTCAGCGTAGTGATCGAATTGCATCGTAAAGGTCGCGCGTCCCTGGCTCATCGAGCGCAGGTTATTCACGTATCCGAACATGTTCATGAGCGGCACCATCGCGTTGATGACGTTGGCGTTGCCGCGCATGTCCTGGCCCTGGATCTGGCCGCGCCGCGAGTTCAGGTCGCCGATGACGGAACCGGTGTAGTCTTCCGGGGTTACCACTTCGACCTTCATGATCGGCTCGAGCAGAACGGACTTGCCCTTCTGCAGCGCTTCGCGGAATGCCGCGCGCGATGCGATTTCGAAGGCCAGCGCCGAGGAGTCGACGTCGTGATACTTGCCGTCGACCAGCTGAACCTTGACGTCCACCACCGGGAAGCCGGCGACCACGCCCGAGCCCATCACGCTGTTGAGGCCCTTTTCGACACCGGGGATGTATTCCTTCGGCACCGCGCCGCCGACGATCTTCGATTCGAACTCGTAGCCCTTGCCGGGCTCGTTCGGCTCGACGATGATCGACACTTCGGCGAACTGACCGGTACCGCCGGTCTGTTTCTTGTGCGTGTACTTGACTTCAGCGCGCTTGGTGACCCGCTCGCGGAACGCCACCTGCGGCGCGCCGATGTTGGCGTCGACCTTGTAGGTGCGGCGGAGGATGTCGACCTTGATGTCGAGATGGAGTTCGCCCATGCCCTTGAGGATGGTCTGGCCGGACTCCTGGTCGGTCGAGACGCGGAACGACGGATCTTCCGCAGCGAGCTTCGCCAGTGCGACGCCGAGCTTTTCCTGGTCGGCCTTCGATTTCGGCTCGATCGCGATTTCGATCACCGGCTCCGGGAATTCCATCTTTTCGAGGATCACCGCCTTGTCGGGATCGCACAGCGTGTCACCGGTGCGCGCTTCCTTCAGGCCAGCCAGCGCAACGATGTCGCCGGCATAGGCTTCCTTGATGTCTTCGCGGTTGTTCGCATGCATCAACAACATGCGGCCGATGCGCTCCTTGCGGTCGCGCGTCGAATTGATGACGCCGGTACCCGACAGCAGCGTGCCGGAATAGATGCGGCAGAAGGTGATGGTGCCGACGAACGGGTCGTCCATGATCTTGAACGCCAACAGAGCCAGCGGCTCCTTGTCGTTCGGCAGACGAACGACCTCGTTGCCGTCTTCATCGACACCCTTGATGGCGGGCACGTCAACCGGCGACGGCAGATAATCCACGACCGCGTCGAGCAAAGGCTGCACGCCCTTGTTCTTGAACGCCGAGCCGCACAGTACCGGGAAGAACGCGCCAGTCAGCACGGCCTTGCGGATCATGCGCTTCAACGTCGCCTCATCGGGCTCCTTACCGTCGAGGTAAGCGGCAAGGACTTCGTCGTCGAGTTCGACGGCGGCTTCCAGCAGCTTCTCGCGATATTCCTTGGCCTTCTCGACCATGTCCTCGGGAATATCGATGTCTACGAACTTGGCGTCGAGCTTCTCTTCTTCCCAGACCACGCCCTTCATGCGAACGAGATCGACCAGACCCTTGAAGTTGTTCTCGGAGCCGATCGGAAGCTGGATCGCAATCGGCTTGGCGCCGAGGCGATCGACAATATCCTGCATGCATTTGTAGAAGTCGGCGCCGGTCTTATCCATCTTGTTGGCGAAGACGATGCGCGGAACCTTGTACTTGTCGCCCTGACGCCAGACGGTCTCGGTCTGCGGCTCAACGCCCTGGTTGGAATCGAGCACGCATACCGCGCCGTCGAGCACGCGCAGCGAACGCTCGACTTCGATGGTGAAGTCGACGTGGCCGGGAGTGTCGATGATGTTGAGACGCTTGCCTTCCCAGAAAGCGGTGGTCGCAGCCGACGTGATCGTAATGCCGCGCTCCTGCTCCTGCTCCATCCAGTCCATCGTCGCAGCACCTTCGTGCACTTCGCCGATTTTGTGGCTCTTGCCGGTATAATAGAGGATGCGTTCGGTGGTTGTGGTCTTGCCGGCATCGATATGCGCCATGATACCGAAGTTACGGTAGTTCTCTATGGCATGAACGCGGGACATGGGTTGTTCCTTAAAATCCGTGTTTCGCCGTTACCAGCGATAGTGCGAGAAGGCACGGTTGGCTTCCGCCATCCGATGCACGTCTTCACGCTTCTTGACGGCGTTACCCCGGTTGTTCGACGCGTCGAGCAGCTCGGCCGAGAGCCGCTCCGTCATCGTCTTTTCGTTGCGATCGCGCGCTGCCGTGATGATCCAGCGAATGCCCAGCGCCTGACGGCGAACCGAACGCACTTCGACCGGCACCTGGTAGGTGGCGCCACCGACGCGGCGCGAACGCACTTCGATCGTCGGCATGACGTTTTCCAGCGCCTGCTCGAAAACCGGCAGCGGACCCTGCTTGGTCTTGGCTTCGATCATGGCGAGCGCGCCGTAGACGATGCTCTCGGCGGCGGACTTCTTGCCGTCGTACATGATCGAGTTCATGAACTTCGTGATGATGATGTTCCCGAACTTCGGATCCGGGTTCACTTCACGCTTTTCAGCAGAATGGCGACGAGACATCTGATCTGTTCCCGCTTACTTCGGACGCTTCGCGCCGTACTTCGAACGACGCTGCTTACGGTTCTTGACGCCCTGGGTATCGAGGACGCCGCGGAGGATGTGGTAGCGAACGCCGGGCAAGTCCTTGACGCGGCCGCCGCGGATCATGACCACCGAGTGCTCCTGAAGGTTATGGCCTTCACCCGGGATGTAACCGATCACTTCGAAGCCGTTGGTCAGGCGCACCTTGGCGACCTTACGAAGCGCCGAGTTCGGCTTCTTCGGGGTCGTGGTGTAGACGCGCGTGCAAACACCGCGCTTCTGCGGCGACTGCTGCAGCGCCGGCACCTTCTTGCGTGACTTCTGCACCGCACGCGGATTTGCGATCAGCTGGTTGATCGTCGGCATGTCAGCCTTCACCCTTTAGTTCGCGCGAAACCTTGAATGGCTTTCGCAAATTCTTCTCGGAACTAGCCGTTCCGTTCGGCCCGCCTTGCGCGAAAAAACTTCCACGCAAAACGAAATCACGCCAACCACTCATCGCTGAGCGGAAAGCGCTTCGACGCCACAGAGGACCGCAAGTGAAGACCGATCAGCGTTCGCTGTCCGGCCTGCTACCGAGGTCATGCATCCGAGTTCACTCTCAAGAGAACGTGCTCAAGAGAACTAAAATCGTCCTGGCAGTGCCTAGCAATATGATCGACAGCGTTTGAGCGGCATTCGTCGAGGTTGGTGCCCGTCCAGGTCCTTCAGGAAACTTCCGTAAGGATTTGAAAGGGTGTTCCGTTCCGACGCTGGCGTTGCTCACCGCCTGTCGTTAAGTGGCCGTCTTCTATAAGCGGTGGATAGCTAAGTCAAGCGAAACGAGAACACTGGAAATGCCTATGGCGTCTGCGGATTCAGGACTTCGCACCGATCCGCTGAGCGCGGAAATGAATTCGCGAGGCGCGGAATCAGCAACATCCTGCCTTGCCCGACGCCGCCCGAGTCGGTAATTATACCCGGATAAATATATCCAGAAACAACATTTTCCGGTTCCAGTTTTTCCCGGCTAAGCATTTGTTTGCCTTTCGGGGCGCAAAACTGGCGCTTCGACGCCGGGATTGCCCATGAAATACACCGACATCGCGATCATCGGCGGCGGCCTTGCCGGCTCGACCGCGGCCGCCATGCTCGGACGCGCGGGTATCCCGATGATCCTGATCGATCCGCATCAGGTCTATCCGTTCGACTTCCGCGTCGAAAAAATCAGCGGCGACGAGCAGCTCGATCGTTTTTACCAGACCGGAATCGCCGATTCGGTGCTTCGCT includes these proteins:
- the rpsL gene encoding 30S ribosomal protein S12; protein product: MPTINQLIANPRAVQKSRKKVPALQQSPQKRGVCTRVYTTTPKKPNSALRKVAKVRLTNGFEVIGYIPGEGHNLQEHSVVMIRGGRVKDLPGVRYHILRGVLDTQGVKNRKQRRSKYGAKRPK
- the rplB gene encoding 50S ribosomal protein L2; translated protein: MALKTYNPTTPGQRQLVMVDRSALYKGKPVKALTEGKISNGGRNNTGRITVRFRGGGHKKAYRMVDFKRNKVDVPAVVERLEYDPNRTAFIALIKYQDGEQAYILAPQRLAVGDSVVAGNYVDVKPGNVMPLGNMPVGTIIHNIEMKIGKGGQIARSAGTYAQIVGRDQDYVILRLNSGEQRLVHGRCRGTIGAVSNPDHMNISIGKAGRTRWLGWRPHNRGVVMNPIDHPHGGGEGRTSGGRHPVTPWGKPTKGKKTRSNKSTNRFILLSRHKRKK
- the rplC gene encoding 50S ribosomal protein L3, encoding MRSGVIAQKVGMTRVFTETGEHIPVTVLKLGNCQVLGHRTTEKNGYVALQLGSGTRKTVYLPKAERGQFAVSKVEPKRKVTEFRVSEDALIPVGAEIQADHFVVGQFVDVTGTSVGKGFAGGMKRWNFGGLRATHGVSVSHRSIGSTGGRQDPGKTFKNKKMPGHMGVDRITTLNLRVVQTDVERGLILVEGAVPGSKGGWISVRDAVKKPLPKDAPKPGKFKVAGGEQAQAPAEQEGA
- the rplD gene encoding 50S ribosomal protein L4 translates to MELKVTTLEGKEAGSVQLSDAIFGLEPRADIIQRCVQWQLNKRQAGTHKTQGRADVWRTGKKMYKQKGTGGARHGSARVPQFRGGGRAFGPVVRSHATDLPKKVRALALKHALSAKAKDGGLIVIDNAQIKDAKTKALVGHFSGLGLTNALIIDGAEVHAGFATAARNIPNIDVLPIQGINVYDILRRQKLVLTKAAVDALEARFK
- a CDS encoding 50S ribosomal protein L23, with translation MKNIDPRHYDVIVAPVVTEKATVASEHNKVVFRVASKATKPQIKEAVEKLFDVKVKRVNTLVRKGKTKVFRGNFGSQSDVKRAVVTLEEGHRIDVTTGL
- the rpsJ gene encoding 30S ribosomal protein S10; amino-acid sequence: MNGQNIRIRLKAFDHRILDTSTREIVNTAKRTGAQVRGPIPLPTRIEKFTVNRSPHVDKKSREQFEMRTHKRLLDIVDPTPQTVDALMKLDLAAGVDVEIKL
- the rpsG gene encoding 30S ribosomal protein S7; the encoded protein is MSRRHSAEKREVNPDPKFGNIIITKFMNSIMYDGKKSAAESIVYGALAMIEAKTKQGPLPVFEQALENVMPTIEVRSRRVGGATYQVPVEVRSVRRQALGIRWIITAARDRNEKTMTERLSAELLDASNNRGNAVKKREDVHRMAEANRAFSHYRW
- the tuf gene encoding elongation factor Tu, producing MAKAKFERNKPHCNIGTIGHVDHGKTSLTAAITKVLAETGGATFTAYDQIDKAPEEKARGITISTAHVEYETTNRHYAHVDCPGHADYVKNMITGAAQMDGAILVVSAADGPMPQTREHILLARQVGVPALVVFLNKCDMVDDPELLELVELEVRELLSKYEFPGDTIPIVKGSALAALEDKDKALGHDAILELMKQVDAYIPQPERPIDQPFLMPVEDVFSISGRGTVVTGRVERGIVKVGEEIEIVGLRDTQKTIVTGVEMFRKLLDQGQAGDNIGALLRGTKREEVERGQVLCKPGSVKPHTKFKAEAYILTKEEGGRHTPFFTNYRPQFYFRTTDVTGVVHLPEGTEMVMPGDNIAMEVHLIVPIAMEEKLRFAIREGGRTVGAGVVASIIE
- the rpsS gene encoding 30S ribosomal protein S19; the encoded protein is MVRSVWKGPFVEASLLKKADAARASGRHDVIKIWSRRSTILPQFVGLVFGVYNGQKHVPVSINEEMVGHKFGEFSPTRTFHGHSGDKKAKKA
- the fusA gene encoding elongation factor G, producing the protein MSRVHAIENYRNFGIMAHIDAGKTTTTERILYYTGKSHKIGEVHEGAATMDWMEQEQERGITITSAATTAFWEGKRLNIIDTPGHVDFTIEVERSLRVLDGAVCVLDSNQGVEPQTETVWRQGDKYKVPRIVFANKMDKTGADFYKCMQDIVDRLGAKPIAIQLPIGSENNFKGLVDLVRMKGVVWEEEKLDAKFVDIDIPEDMVEKAKEYREKLLEAAVELDDEVLAAYLDGKEPDEATLKRMIRKAVLTGAFFPVLCGSAFKNKGVQPLLDAVVDYLPSPVDVPAIKGVDEDGNEVVRLPNDKEPLALLAFKIMDDPFVGTITFCRIYSGTLLSGTGVINSTRDRKERIGRMLLMHANNREDIKEAYAGDIVALAGLKEARTGDTLCDPDKAVILEKMEFPEPVIEIAIEPKSKADQEKLGVALAKLAAEDPSFRVSTDQESGQTILKGMGELHLDIKVDILRRTYKVDANIGAPQVAFRERVTKRAEVKYTHKKQTGGTGQFAEVSIIVEPNEPGKGYEFESKIVGGAVPKEYIPGVEKGLNSVMGSGVVAGFPVVDVKVQLVDGKYHDVDSSALAFEIASRAAFREALQKGKSVLLEPIMKVEVVTPEDYTGSVIGDLNSRRGQIQGQDMRGNANVINAMVPLMNMFGYVNNLRSMSQGRATFTMQFDHYAEAPANVSAEVQKKFA